ACAATACTGTGCTGGTTGAAGTTGCAGCCATATATAAATAAAGAACCCACTGGCCGTCTTTGAGCTGTTCATCGAAAGGTTTTATGTTGTTAGAATGACAGGACATACTCGACACATCAAATACAATTCGATGCGTCAACTGCTGCCGGAATCAGATGGTGCTTTCTGAATAGTTAAATGAAATATTAATAATTCTGTCTCAATCTGCTCTAATCGTAGTATAAAATATTCCAAGGTAAGAGAACGTATGGATGACAGAGCACTGCAGTCATATAAACATAAAGATTTCAGATGTTTGAATCCTTGTAGCCACTCCGGCAAACAGTCCAAATTGTCGCATCCGTTGATCGTCAAGCTTCTGAGTTTAACACATCGTTCCATGTCCTGTGGCAAACACCTCATCTCCTGGCATCCAACTATCTCCAAGTTCTTTATTGGGAGGTTTTGCCAACCCTCGAATTCAGATGTCTGCAGCATTTTATTGTTCAACCAAATACTCAACGTTGAGACCTCAAGATCCACCTCTAAAGCTTTGAATTTTGGACATTGGATCAGTGTCAATCGACGGAGTTTCGGGAACAAAAATTCTTTTTTTCTCTCCACCTTTAGCCATTTTTCTAGTGCAAGCATATGAGACAATGTGAATCTCTTCAACTCCGGTAATATCCCATTATTACCATAAAATGCTTCATCCACAACATTGATTAAATCCATACCACTTATCTCAACAATCTTAAGATCGAGTAGTCCTCCGAGTGATGGTAGCTTTTTACATCTCTTAAGATTGATtagtttgatctctttggagataGTTAAACTCCTTTTTTATCCATACAGAAAATTCTTCACCAACATATTAAATAATTTCTAATTTTTTCAAGTTTGGATTGGGTTGGAGACCTTCAACTAATTACAGCGAAACCAATTATGAAGTTATCATATTTTTCCTATTTATCCATATTTCCAATGTAACTTCAAATACATGAGCTACGGAAGTATATCATGCAAGCTTAAAGGAGTCAAAGCATCTTCACACTTGTTCGAGGTTTTGTAGTATAATTCTTTTAGATTCATTAACTATTCCAATTTTGAGAAGGCATTTCCAAGATCACCAATTATAATATGTCCAGACAACTTGGAGAAGACGTTTCCAAGGTTACTCGTCTAACTTATTGCATGTGGTATTTGATTCAATGGACATTTATATACATTAAGATTTGTCAGTTTATTTTATGTTATAAGAGAATCAACCAGCGGTACAATACTAATCGTGTCATCGTAGGTGGCTTGTGATGAAGAAAAATTAAAGCTGTGTCCTGGTTGTGCATCATTTCCTCCCACCGACGCATAATTAGAGCATAAATTTATTGCTGCCATCGATTCATTTCAGTGTATCTGAATATGGAGCCAAAAACCTTCACCTTCGTGGGAGACCAATCATATAAATAATAGTTTCTCTTGTAGGATAGAATTATCTCGTTTGCTTGCTCGTGTTGATCAGGCCGGATGAGTGCTTGTCTCATGCACAATTTTACCCACTCATCCTCCGATAGGCTGCTGAATTGCCTCGTTCGGACGGAGGACCCCAATATATCCAGAATAAAAAACAAGTCAGGAATGACCACCACGGTACCCCCGGTGCGCCGACGAGCAATAGAAAGTTCTCCAATTGGAGCCACTTATCCTTGTCCTCCTCCCCTATGTTGAGATCATCCAGAACGAGGAAGTGTTTGCTTCCATGGATTCCAGAATAGCCAGATGTCATCGCTTGGCTCCCCGGTTATTGAACTCGTGAATTCTCTCGGAGATTCAATGTTTGGGACATCCACccggataagatatatataatataattaatttaattctaataaaatattttggttaatagaaaaaaaaatccactTAAAGTAGAATTTCGTAGAAGAtaatcttgatgggaggaaatctcataattatttatcctagatcctctactctcgcctataaatagattgGATCTCTAAGGGCTAAAGAGAGAACATCTCACAGAGGTTATAGTTGAGGGATTAGAAGTCTTTCCCCAACTCTTCTTCTAAACCATCAATCTAGGTGATCTTGTGAAAGGATAAGAAAAGAGGAGAAGGAGCTAGTTCCTTTTGTAGATTGACAGCGATCTTAGATTAAAGACGGTACCTTGCAGATCAAACAGAGATCTCttttcagatgacatcaaaaggtatgcatcgttaaactagatctaagtatttgatttcaatcctgacataaaagattatttttgcaTTTAATTCAACATATTATAGGTTTTTATGCTTACATCCACTTGAGTGGCTTCGCTAGTTTCCATGTGAGTGCCTATTCATTTCTTCAAAACGGTCACATATTATTATTGCCCATTATATAATAGTGTTGGTTTTGTCATACTATCTTACTATAGCAATTCAATATTTGCTTTATTTACTCTGTTATGTCCTTAGCTAGAATTACTTAAAACGTGTGGTATCCAAATGATATGAGTCCGAAAGGGTTAATCTAGACCTTAACCTCGTGTCGTCTATAAAAAACCTGTATAACAAAAAAAATGTTAAAAAGGTGAATGTAGGGGTAATTTACCATTGTTACCTACAAAAAAGGGTATGATAATCGACATTCAAAGTAACACAAAACAATTGACCTTTATTAGACTTGAAAGGGTATCAAAAATAAGCTAAGAATTCACACAAAGGAGGTTCCAAAGGTAGATGTAGGCCTAATATTTACCTAGCATTTTTGTCGAACAGAAAGTGGATATACTAAAGATGTTGCATCACCCCATAGACACTTACTCAAAGCCCCATCCTCCCCAGTGCCACCTGTTTTTGCCGAACATTTCATATCACTAGGCCATCAACCAAAAATCAACTCCTAGCACGTGAGAACAGTATAGTTTTAGGTCATTTTCCCCTTTGGTGCCGCACaaccaaaaatatttttaagttttatctgataaaaacataaaataaaaacactGATAATAAACAAAAATGAGGTTGACTATAGTGTTTTCTGTCTTGTACAAGCTGCCCTaaagaaaacataaaaaatatgaaGAAAACAACATAAAACAAGAATTGAAAATCATCATGGACAAGTGATGAATTACTTGTTTGCATCATTCCATGACACTGACCGGTTGACACATGATTGACACCTCAGCAATCACCTTTTATGTATCGATCATGATTATAATGGTCTAAAAACTCTATTATAAAGGAGTTTCCCAAGTATGTTCCATGAAACTTTTTCTAATATTATTTAAGTTATTGGTTGAATCCTTCTAGCCCAAAATAAACTTAAGCATCAAAAGAGTATTTATTGAGAATACCCTAATATAGTTCTATAAAGTTTGCCCCATCAGAGTCAGTAGGGTTTAGCATCTTCGAAATTGATAGGATTCGACCTCATCAGGATCGAATGGGTTTGGCACCTTCAAGATTGAACGGGTGTGGTGTCGACCGAGATAAATTATGATAAATGTAAAATGAACCTCGGGTAGCTTTGAATATATAGCCAGACAAATTATGACAAATGTACAACCGAGTTCTATGCTAATAACATATAAGTGATGAAATAAATTAGATGCTTGATCCAAAATTTAGCTATATACCCTCAATCTTTGTTTCGTACGTTTATCTTGAATATATTCGATCTGATAATGACTTCCATAAACATGGTTTTGTATAGACTATCAGAAATTTTAGTTCGGTTCTAGAATTTGAAATCAATCAATTAATTTCGTTAACGAATCTCAaacctgtctttttttttttgagatatttGATGAGAAGATAAGAAGAGATTTGTAGTTAAAGACCTTTATGTGTTTCTTGTTGATAGAACGTGACATGCTTGTAATGAAAAGAAAAGATTTAAATTTGACTAACATTTTGAGAAAGAGATTATGATGCaagaatgaagaaaaaaaaagttgaaaatataacattttatttCCTTTAAATTTTTTTACGTATATTAAATTAGTATGAGAAAATTAGGGTGCGCCCTTTGAGAAATATGAAAAAGGACGCGTCACCCAAGAAAAGTCTAGAAATTCACCCAAATTTATTCTCAGCAAGTGTTccgaaggagaaaaaaaaatataatatactcAAATTCTTGAGTTTTGAATTGTTCTTATTTGAGTAGTCACAATCATATTCAtgaaaatataaaagataaaaaaggagtggtaaaaaaacaaaaaaaatcttataaattatattaaaaatacatttatcatatttttattatattattataaagtacattatatattattacatagattagataagaaatattatatattatataagatTTGGTCTAACATAATATATAAGTGAGAATATTTTCAAGAAATGATGCCAATGTTTATATTTTCTTAAATCGGATTTGGAAGGGATAGTTAGTTCACATTGCAATTAATTTAGTGATCAGCAAGGGAAGAGTGGCATTCCTCATCAGGATCTCTTATCCACGTTTAGAGTTAGAAAAAACAACACCAAGAGCCGTAAGCTCTTAAAACAAGCCCATGTCTCGAGATGTGTTATTTTCAGGCCAAAGTTCTTCGATAACATTAACAACctgttttttgtttttgaattTCTAAAGCAAAACAtgtataattaatattaaaaacaTATATGATTTCCAAATCAAAACATGAAGCTCCGAAGAAAACCCCTCGACCCAAAAATTTCCATAGCCACTAACTTTAGCGTCATTCGCTAGTCAATTAGTTGTTCGATTTTGCTCCATAGACGAACGAGAGATACTTTAGCTTCCTCAAACGATAGCATATATACATCGATATCGTGCACCTCATTATGAATAAAGGGTTAAGTTTGTGCATCAAAATTCGGACCCCACTTGAATATGGAGCTTCTTGATCCGTAAACCAGAAAATTATTTGAAGGGGCAGGCACTTGTATTCTATGATGACAATAGATGGAGTCCGACAAACAAGAAAATTTTGAATAGAGCATTTTTTTCTGGAGCCACCGTTCCATCACTATCACAAATATGAAGTCTTGTGAATTTATAAGAGTTAGATCTTATGAATTTATAAGAGCACTTTATTCTTTAGATGCTCTCCTATCGTTCGTAAAGTCTTGTGAATTTACAAGAGTTAGATCTTGAAGGATGTCAATGATTCGTCAAGTCTATAGATGTCCATTGGCTTAAATGTCACAGGGAATACGAGCACTTTATTCTTTAGATGCTCCTCTATCGATTGCAAAGTCTTGTGAATTTATAAGAGTTAAATCTTGAAGGATGTCAATGATTCGTCAAGTCTATATATATCCGTTGGCTTAAATGTCGCAGGGAATATAGAAGATGAGTAACCTCCTAACATTGTCTTAGTTGACAGTCGAATCACAGAGTTGTAGTCATTAAGAGATTTAAAAGAATGACATCTACAAAACCTCCCTACTTCTTTAAAGTTGCACAACTTACGTATTACATTCTTTAAATTTCTAAGCTTGCATAAGGATTTAGGAAGTGCTTGGATTTCGGATTGGGAAAGGTTGAGATATCTCAAGATAAGCAACTTGCCCACTGAATTAGGTAGCTGTTGAACTTTCATAGCTCGTAAATATAATATACGTAGATGAATAAGATTGGTAAACATACCTTCCGGAATTTGTAGGATATGATATTTATGTTAGAGATCCATCTCTTGTTGTAATAGCAAACCTCTCAACTGATTTATCCCATCGAATAAGGTCATCGAAAATGTGATCGTATTGGAATCGACAAACATACGTAAATAAAGACATTGTCGTGGTATTGTTGAATTTGATAAACCCCCCTCAAGTCGTAATAATGTTTTATGGTAGTAAATAAAAAATGCATACAATCGTAGACGTGGAACTCTAGCTTTTCCGTTATGGTGCCTTCGACGTCTAAATATGGCAGAAAGCCTTCAGCAGCTAACACGTGCAAGAAGTCTTCGTAATTGGTCTAGTCATCTTGTACAATCAACTAGCGGTACAATACTAATCGTGTCATCGTAGGTGGCATGTAATGAAGAAAAATTAAAGCTGTGTCCTGGTTGTGCATCACTTCCTCCCACCGATGCATAATTAGAGCATAAATTTGTTGCTGCCATCGATTCATTTCAGTCTATCTGAATACGGAGCCAAAAACCTTTGCCTTCGTGGGAGACCAATCATATAAATAATAGTTTCTCTTATAGGATTGAATTATGGCGTTTGCTTGCTCGTGTTGATCAGGACGGATGAGTGCTTGACTCATGCACAATTTTACCCACTCATCCTCCGATAGGCCGTTGAATTGCCACGTTCGGATGGAGGACTCCAATATATCCAGAATAAAAAACAAGTCAGGAATGACCACCATGGTACTCTCCGATGGTCCTCCTCCCAAATCCCAAATCATCGAACAAGGAAGTATTTAATAGAAGATAAAATTtccccaactatacgaggaaattcttctttctaatctatataaataggagagggacatgtgtcCCATCTATCCtataccctctgctctcgcctataagtaGACTGGATCTCTAGGGACTAAAGAGAGAACATCTCACAAAGGTTATAGTTGAGGGATTACAGTCTTTCCCCTAACTTTTCTCCTAAACCATCAATGGTTCTGTGAaaggataagaagagaggagaaggatctagttcctcTTGCAAATTGACAATGATCTTTGATTAAGGACGGTGCCAGATCAAACAGAGATCTCTTTTCAAATGACATTAAAAGGTACACATCGTTAAACTAGATCTAAGTATTTGATTTAAATCCTGACATAAAAGATTATTTCTGTATTTAATTCAGCATATTATAGTTTTTTATGCTTACATCCACTTGAGTGGCTTTGCTAGTTTCTACGTGAGTGCCCATTCATTTTTTCAAAACGATCACATATTATTGTTGCCCATTATATATAGTAGCGTGGGTTTTGTCATACTAACTTGCTATGGCAATTCAATATTTGCTTTATCCACTCTAATACCACTCTGCTATGtccttagctagaattgcttaAGGCGTATGGTATCCAAATGATATGAGTCCGAAAGGGTTAACCTAGACCTTAACCTCGTGTAGTCTATAAAGAACTTGTATaacgaaaaaaaatattaaaaatatgaatatAGGTGTAATTTACCATTGTTATATACAAAAAGGATAAGATAATCAACATTCAAAGTAACACAAAACAATTGGCTTTTATTAGACTTGAAAGGGTCTCAAAAATAGACTGAGAATGCACACAAAGGAGGTTCCGAAGGTAAATGTAAGCCTAATATTTACCTAGCATTTTTGTCGAACAGAAAGTGGATATACTAAAGATGTTGCATTACTCCATAGAAACCTAATCAAAGCCCATTCTCCCGAGAGCCACCGTTCCATCACTATCACAATTATGAAGTTTTACATGATGAAGTCATTGTGAATTTATAAGAGTTAGATCTTGTGAATTTATAAGAGCACTTTATTCTTTAGATGCTCTCCTATGGATTGCAAagtcttgtggatttataagagTTAGATCGTCAATGATTCGTCAAGTCTATAGATGTTCATTGGCTTAAATGTCGCAGGGAAAAGAGAAGATGGGTAACCTCCTAACATTGTCTTAGTTGACAGTCGAAACACTATCACAGAGTTGTAGTCATTAAGAGATTCAAAAGAACGACATCTACAAAACCTCCCTACTCCTTTAAAGTTGCACAACTTACTTATGCATTGCATTCGAAATGGTTAAATATGACATTTGAATTGTAAATATTTGAAGGTCTCCAACCCaacacaaaattaaaaaaaaaaagaaatcatttcatatgCTGACAAGAGATTCCCAATATGAATAAAAGCGGTTTTTTGATGTCTCTATAATCTGAAAGTGATCAAACTCAACAGAACCTAATTGGTCTCGAGATTATTAAGATAAGTGTTGGCATAACCATGCGACAAGTTGCTACTTATTGATGAGGTGCATCTGTCATACATATAAGCACATTGCGGATACTGGTCAAGTCAACATTGTTAATTGTTGATGAGGTCAAATTTGGATCGTCCATCTGTGGAAGAAGACCATTCGAGCCTATCTATCACCACAGCAACATATTCTTCAAGTTTGCAGCGAGGTAGAGGGATACAGGTCGTGACCACCAATCATCTCTCGCTCGGGTACTGCTCAGAATTTTGTGATGGAGAAGCCCCACACACCAGGAAACTTGATGAAGTCTATTGCTAATTCATAGTTGCCAATTCGTATCAGCCTATGCCGGGCGATCATTAATCCAGCGTAAATGATCTGGAACTCACTCCCTCTAGTCAACCAACATAGGTAAGGGTAGAAAGGAATGATCCTTCTCTTGAGGATTGGAATAAAGAGCAGAATCACGAGCCAGATGAGGATGATGAGCCAGTGATCCGCAAGCAGCACACACACACCACTGGCGAATGCTACCGTGAACCCTATGAACGCAACCTGCAGTAATATTTCGGAAAGAGTAAGACAGTTGACCTGGATAACAGGAGTTCCTACTCGCACATAGATGACGAGGAAGGGAACACAAATGGCGGTTATCATGGCCAGGGCATCAAATATCAGAAACACCACGAAGGCAATCCCCCTTATACGCATGTAGATGCTGCCATAATCGCTGCGATCGCTCTTAAAACTACTTGACAAGGTGAATGCTGCAGTGAAGGTGGCGGTGGTAATAAGCGCTGCCACGACGGGTAGACTATCGGCGATCTCTTTATAGTTCTTCTCTTCGACTTTGCTCGTTTGGTCTACCGTATGCACTGTATGCTTACTGTCGGCTATTTCTTTATGATTCTTCTCTTCGACCGTGCCCGTTTGGTCTACCGGATGGACCATGTCCTGAAGGAGCTGCGGGTCACTGAATCGCGCACCCTTATTCGTCAAATCAATCACTACCTTGAACTGCAAAAACCAGTAGAACCTGTTAGATCATTTAGACGGACACCAAGAACAGGGGTGAAGGGTTGAAAGTACGTACCATTTTGATTACCAGGCGGTTCCTTGTGTTGGATAGAGCGACATCAAGAGCGGTTTGACCGCGGTTGTTGGTTGCACTAAGCTTGACGCTTGGACTGGACGACAACATTTGTATGATGGCCATGTCTCGAGATATTATAGCTCGATGCAGGGGAGTGTTCCCATCCGAATCCGGCTCGTTCAATAGATCAGTGAGACGAGGTGATGTAGCCACAAATCGGACCACTTGTTCTCTTCGTTTGCTGATGGCTACGTGGAAGAAGTTGCCGCCCTCCCCGTCCCTCACCTCCGTACAACCGGAGCATGTTTCGATGAGATGTTTGATCACGTTCACATGCCCGAAGCTTGCAGCGACATGGATTGCAGAGGCGCCACCATTGTCTCGCAAATACGCGGTAGATGCATCATTTTGTAGCAGAAGTCTCACCATTTCGAGGTCTCCGCGGGCGGCTGCAAAGTGGAGAGGTACGAGTCCGGCGGCATCGGCCTTTCGGGTTAAACTGGCCCTCTGCTGCAGCAACATCCTTGTGATTTCCACAGCTGATAAATCGGAAGACGTTGGAAAAGGTTGTGGGATCCACCAATAAACTAAAAGCTTATATTAAACAtgattatttataatcttttagAAGATTCCATCTTATTTCTTTTCTGAATTACGTATGACTAAGACTCCTAAATCAAAATCTTATTAATTTAATATATCAAGAAacccatataaaaaatatattgtcaAACCTTTCGTTTGAAATAAACGAAATTAATTATACACTACGGAAACTACTATTGGAACAATCCACTGTTCTAATTCATAAGAGAGAGTCAGTCTTAATTGAAACAGATGGATAGTTCTATGTCTATAAGATTTAACAGTACAATTTGACACAGAGGGTTCGTGTGATCGATCGACTTACGGGAGCTCCTGAGCACGGCTGAGTGCAAAGCTGTCCGCCCATTGGGTCCGTCGCATGACGCCTCCGTCGCCGCCAGCAAACGCCGCACGATCGACGCTGACCCACTTTCCACCGCCATATAGAGGGGCGACACGCCGTTGACGTTGTTGGTCACCGCCGATACGCCCGGAGCCTTCGCCATCAGTTCCTCGACGAAGGAATCGTGGCCATTCAGTGCCGCCTCGTGCAATGCTGTGTTACCAACGTTGTTTACCATGTAGGGCAGCCGACGTTCAGGATCGCCCAGACGGGGGGGGTGAGGGATGAAGACATCCACCATGGGCGTGTGGCCGGCTCTGGCAGCGCAGTGCAACGGAGTGTCTCCTTGTCGGTTTTGGATCGTGAGGAGGAAGGGCTGCTGGATGAGGGCTATGGAGGCGAAGTTAGTGTGCCCTAGCTTGGCCGCAATGTGAAGCACGGTGTTCCTTTCGCCCGTGACTTGAAGGAGGGAGTCGTTCCCTCCGAGTACGCTGACGTCGCCCGTCCTCGCTGCCACCAACAATTCATGGCTCATTGGAGTAGAGAATAAGCAAGGGATTGGCTCCATGGCCGCCTCCTCTCCTTGTCGAGACACTCTTAACTATTACACAGCAATCCAAGACGATATGCCGTCGATAAGAAGGCGTTTGTGTGTTATGGTTCTAACTCATTTGATGTCGGTACGATATCGAATTAAACTGAAGCTTGGTGGTTGGCACTCTTTGACCCAGTCTCCAAAGCACGACTAAACAGAGTCAATGTAAAATCAGGTCTGAACTTGTATTTTGACTAAGTCTAAAATATCTTTCAACCACGTGATTCTTAACGTTTTAGAAGTTTTTGGAGGTTGAAAGAGATTTCTCGTCAAAAtcttgtttaaaaaaaatattttaaaaaatttctcaTCAAAATTTAATTTGAACTAAATCATTataagattataatatttttttaatagagtTGTTTAATGTCCTCGTCACCTATCACTATCTCCATCTTGTCACTACGCTTGCCTCTTGTTTCCTCTTTCTCTATCATAGTCACTGTCGGGGGTGCCATCGCTTTATCACGAGACCCCATCAtctttattttgtttttcttcttcctccacacTTATCTAccctctcttcttccttcatTCTTGCCTCCCTTATCATCTTTCTCCAATCTTTTTTTATCCATCGTTAAGATCACCACCATCCCTTGTCGACACTCAATGCCTCGACTCTTATTTATGTTTGCGATTACAAGTTCGATGAGAATTTATGGTGTTAAGATCTGATGAAGGACAGAACGGACAAAAAGAGAAGATATAGTGGGAGCAAGGGTGGCAAAATATAGAGGCAATCAATGATGTGGAGGCTATGAATAatcttatttaataaaaaataaaaaatatcctatgagaaaaaaaaaatcagaattttttttataaaaaaattattttatttcgtACTATTCTTGCGTAGTAAGTCTACTAGATGGATCCAAATGTGTGGGAAGACCAAAGACCTGATGATTTGTGAAGTGaaagatcttagtattttgtgacAGTGGATGGCTGATGGACTCCACAAAGTTGACTGCCTTCTGGATTCAGTTTCTCGGATGATGAGGTTGACCTTCGGGTCATGCCGACTGCAAGTCTTTGTTTTATTGTGGATGACAGTGACTAACACATGGTGAAGCCATGAGATGGTTTGGATGGGAAGTCCCCATCGATCGACCATCACCTGCATAGAACAGAATAGAACAGGGGCACATTCATCCCGTTCCAGTGGGAGTTTCGCCATTTCAAGGCCGCAAAAGCGGATGGCAGCGCTTCCTGCGGCGTCGGCTTTGCTGATCAATGCATCTCTCTCATCCACCAAAGTCTTTCTGATTTCTGTGATACTTGCATATTTAGTCACATTGATTTCAGTAGTGCCACAATAATACCTGCCTTCTCCTCTCACACAAACCACACTACTGTTTTATGAAAAATGATCATTATAACCATGCTTTTCTATATACCAACATGCAAATGTAGTCTCTTGATGTTAAGTTAGCACACGTTGCTAAGATTGCCCAAATCAAAGTACATCTTGATTGTCACATATAAATGAATGCATTTGACCAAATTTCGAAGTTAACCATATAAGTTAGTCACAGATACTAGCTAGCTAGGGGCCTCACAATTAAGTTGACCAACTCAACTATCGTGAATCGGAACATCTAACTCGGATAACCAACTCGAATCCTATCTCAATATAATCTGATCACAGTATAAATTACTCGGTGGTAGAAGAACATACTGTGCTGGTTGAAGTTGCAGCTTTGGACGACCATTAACATCAATATCCAGCAGTCATCTAAGCTTCTGTGGCATGGATGATAGAGCTGTGCAgccatgtataaataaataattcaGACGTTTAAATCCCCGCCGCCACTCGCAAACAGTCCAAATTATCGCATCCAGTA
This genomic stretch from Musa acuminata AAA Group cultivar baxijiao chromosome BXJ3-9, Cavendish_Baxijiao_AAA, whole genome shotgun sequence harbors:
- the LOC135648595 gene encoding ankyrin repeat-containing protein At5g02620-like, with translation MEPIPCLFSTPMSHELLVAARTGDVSVLGGNDSLLQVTGERNTVLHIAAKLGHTNFASIALIQQPFLLTIQNRQGDTPLHCAARAGHTPMVDVFIPHPPRLGDPERRLPYMVNNVGNTALHEAALNGHDSFVEELMAKAPGVSAVTNNVNGVSPLYMAVESGSASIVRRLLAATEASCDGPNGRTALHSAVLRSSPVEITRMLLQQRASLTRKADAAGLVPLHFAAARGDLEMVRLLLQNDASTAYLRDNGGASAIHVAASFGHVNVIKHLIETCSGCTEVRDGEGGNFFHVAISKRREQVVRFVATSPRLTDLLNEPDSDGNTPLHRAIISRDMAIIQMLSSSPSVKLSATNNRGQTALDVALSNTRNRLVIKMFKVVIDLTNKGARFSDPQLLQDMVHPVDQTGTVEEKNHKEIADSKHTVHTVDQTSKVEEKNYKEIADSLPVVAALITTATFTAAFTLSSSFKSDRSDYGSIYMRIRGIAFVVFLIFDALAMITAICVPFLVIYVRVGTPVIQVNCLTLSEILLQVAFIGFTVAFASGVCVLLADHWLIILIWLVILLFIPILKRRIIPFYPYLCWLTRGSEFQIIYAGLMIARHRLIRIGNYELAIDFIKFPGVWGFSITKF